From the Acidobacteriota bacterium genome, one window contains:
- a CDS encoding diguanylate cyclase — MNKGKEATGPLDETTQILRTEELEAKLRAGQKIPALIVIDGNDTGQIFKLTAAAMSLGRGSTASIRVNDKTVSRKHCLLETTPAYVTVIDLQSANGTSVNGDRIQKRRLVNGDKIRVGSTVLKFELADADESEFHEKLYHLITFDDLTSLYNRKYLMNHLEFLFRGRQPSQPVTLLFLDLDHFKLVNDTYDHLTGSEVLSELGRLLLSNLRATDIACRYGGEEFIIILAETSGMQAIYVAEKLRKLIEAHTFTSKDGHEIRITVSIGIAEKSATMTTPEQLIARSDECMYRAKELGRNRTVLYKEGAADPFVLVTPGGLDEDTSHSTTY; from the coding sequence ATGAACAAGGGCAAGGAAGCCACAGGACCGTTGGATGAGACCACCCAGATCCTCCGGACCGAGGAGCTGGAGGCCAAACTCCGTGCGGGTCAGAAGATTCCCGCCCTGATCGTGATCGACGGCAACGATACCGGCCAGATTTTCAAATTGACCGCCGCGGCCATGTCACTGGGCCGCGGCTCCACCGCCAGCATCCGCGTCAACGACAAGACGGTCAGCCGGAAGCACTGCCTGCTGGAGACCACCCCGGCCTACGTCACGGTGATCGACCTGCAGAGCGCCAACGGCACGTCGGTCAACGGCGACCGGATCCAGAAGCGGCGGCTGGTGAACGGCGACAAGATCCGGGTGGGCAGCACGGTGCTGAAATTCGAGCTTGCCGACGCCGACGAGAGTGAGTTCCACGAGAAGCTCTACCACCTCATCACGTTCGACGACCTGACCAGCCTCTATAATCGAAAGTATCTGATGAACCACCTGGAGTTCCTGTTCCGGGGCCGGCAGCCGTCGCAACCGGTGACCCTGCTCTTCCTGGACCTGGATCACTTCAAACTGGTCAACGACACGTACGACCACCTGACCGGCAGCGAGGTGCTGTCGGAACTGGGCCGGCTGCTCCTGTCCAACCTGCGGGCCACCGACATCGCCTGCCGGTACGGCGGCGAGGAGTTTATCATCATCCTGGCGGAGACTTCCGGCATGCAGGCGATCTACGTGGCGGAGAAGCTGCGCAAACTCATCGAAGCGCACACCTTTACCAGCAAGGACGGTCACGAAATCCGCATCACGGTGAGCATCGGCATCGCCGAGAAGTCCGCCACCATGACCACACCTGAGCAGCTGATCGCTCGGAGCGACGAATGCATGTACCGGGCCAAGGAACTCGGCCGCAATCGCACCGTGCTGTACAAGGAAGGCGCCGCTGATCCCTTCGTCCTGGTCACACCCGGCGGACTCGACGAAGACACCTCGCATAGCACCACGTATTGA
- a CDS encoding twin-arginine translocase TatA/TatE family subunit, protein MNIGLPELAIIFLLALLLFGPRKLPEIGRTVGKFMHEFRRASDELKTTIEREVNLEAGDLRPDLIKFKQQIAEARNELSDIRSAVDPYTPLASSGSATTPSDSAGPAAIEPAAAESPNAHDRLLEEAVAERAAVEIPPPGPGDDLKG, encoded by the coding sequence ATGAACATCGGCCTGCCGGAACTGGCCATCATTTTCCTCTTGGCGCTGCTGCTGTTCGGGCCGCGCAAGCTGCCAGAGATCGGCCGGACCGTGGGCAAGTTCATGCACGAATTCCGCCGGGCCAGCGACGAACTGAAGACCACCATCGAGCGCGAGGTCAACCTGGAGGCAGGCGACCTGCGACCGGATTTAATCAAGTTCAAGCAACAGATCGCCGAAGCGCGCAACGAACTGTCCGACATCCGCAGCGCGGTGGATCCATACACACCCCTGGCGTCCTCCGGCAGCGCCACCACTCCGTCCGATTCCGCCGGGCCCGCGGCCATCGAGCCTGCGGCCGCCGAATCCCCCAACGCCCATGACCGCCTGCTGGAAGAAGCCGTCGCGGAGCGCGCCGCCGTCGAAATCCCGCCGCCCGGACCGGGCGACGATCTGAAGGGCTGA
- a CDS encoding methylmalonyl-CoA mutase family protein, translated as MADTPKRTTSGIDIQETYRPDDLPGFDYTTQLNDAGSYPYTRGIYPGMYRQRLWTMRQYAGYATAEESNKRYRYLLEQGQTGLSVAFDLPTQIGLDSDHALAEGEVGKVGVAIDSVEDMASLFHQIPLDKVSTSMTINATAGVLLAMYIAVGERQGVSADKLSGTVQNDILKEYIARGTYIYPPGPSLRLITDIFEFCSRHVPKWNTISISGYHIREAGSTAVQEVAFTLADGIAYVQAAIDKGLDVDAFAPRLSFFFNAHNDLFEEVAKFRAARRLWARIMRDRFKAKDPKSLLLRFHTQTAGSTLTAQQPNVNVVRVTIQALAAVLGGTQSLHTNSMDEALALPTEASARLALRSQQVIGYESGATSTTDPLGGSYYVERLTSEIENGAADYIRRIDDMGGALRAIEAGFIQKEIQDAAYAYQKAVEAGQQVIVGVNRFQMQEEERFDILRIDPAIEKNQKQRLAELRRGRDNNAVRLAREAIAQAARGHDNLMPLILDAVHKQATIGEISDTLRDVFGLYQETVML; from the coding sequence ATGGCCGACACACCCAAGCGGACGACTTCCGGAATCGACATTCAGGAGACGTATCGCCCGGACGATCTGCCCGGCTTCGACTACACGACGCAACTCAACGATGCGGGCAGCTACCCTTACACTCGCGGGATCTACCCCGGGATGTACCGGCAGCGCCTTTGGACCATGCGCCAGTATGCCGGCTACGCCACCGCCGAGGAGAGCAACAAGCGGTACCGCTACCTCCTGGAGCAGGGCCAGACGGGTCTCAGCGTCGCGTTCGACCTGCCCACCCAGATCGGTCTGGACTCCGACCACGCGCTGGCCGAAGGCGAAGTGGGGAAGGTGGGCGTCGCCATCGACTCGGTGGAGGACATGGCCTCGCTGTTCCACCAGATTCCCCTGGACAAGGTGTCCACCTCCATGACCATCAACGCCACCGCCGGGGTGCTTCTGGCCATGTACATCGCCGTGGGCGAGCGGCAGGGCGTCAGCGCCGACAAGCTGTCGGGCACCGTGCAGAACGACATCCTCAAGGAGTACATCGCCCGCGGCACGTATATCTACCCGCCGGGGCCGTCGCTGCGTCTCATCACCGACATCTTCGAGTTTTGCTCCCGGCACGTGCCGAAATGGAACACCATTTCCATCAGCGGGTACCACATCCGCGAGGCTGGCTCCACCGCAGTCCAGGAAGTCGCCTTCACCCTGGCCGACGGAATCGCTTACGTCCAGGCGGCCATCGACAAGGGCCTGGACGTGGACGCGTTCGCGCCGCGGCTGTCTTTCTTCTTCAACGCCCACAACGACCTGTTCGAAGAGGTGGCCAAGTTCCGTGCCGCCCGCCGCCTGTGGGCGCGGATCATGCGCGACCGCTTCAAGGCCAAGGATCCGAAGTCGCTCCTGCTCCGCTTCCATACCCAGACCGCCGGCTCCACTCTCACCGCCCAACAGCCCAATGTGAACGTGGTGCGGGTGACCATCCAGGCCCTGGCCGCCGTGCTCGGCGGCACCCAGTCGTTGCACACCAACTCCATGGACGAGGCGCTGGCGCTGCCCACCGAGGCGTCCGCCCGGCTGGCCCTGCGCTCTCAGCAGGTCATCGGCTACGAGAGCGGCGCCACCAGCACCACCGATCCCCTAGGCGGTTCCTACTACGTGGAACGACTGACCAGCGAGATCGAAAACGGGGCCGCCGACTACATCCGCCGCATCGACGACATGGGCGGCGCGCTGCGGGCCATCGAAGCCGGCTTCATCCAGAAGGAGATCCAGGACGCCGCTTACGCTTACCAGAAGGCGGTGGAGGCCGGCCAGCAGGTCATCGTCGGCGTGAACCGCTTCCAGATGCAGGAGGAGGAGCGGTTCGACATCTTGCGGATCGACCCGGCCATCGAGAAGAACCAGAAACAGCGGTTGGCGGAGCTGCGCCGCGGCCGGGACAACAACGCCGTCCGCCTGGCCCGCGAGGCGATCGCCCAGGCCGCCCGCGGTCACGACAACCTCATGCCCCTGATCTTGGACGCCGTGCACAAGCAGGCCACCATCGGCGAGATCTCCGACACCCTCCGCGACGTGTTCGGCCTGTACCAGGAAACGGTTATGCTGTGA
- a CDS encoding tetratricopeptide repeat protein, whose protein sequence is MLLFIGLGVFSTGIRAAEPGEPLTIGRLVKYWSKALGEERTLLITTPAGYDRFARRYPVVYVLDGEGNHILAAAVTNFLARNNQMPPAIVVSITNTNRTRDFTPTAAADRPGSGGGARFMEFFKAELVPWVEQNYRTEPYRILVGHSLCGMFAIWTMLTEPDLFQGLVAVSPYVMWDNDYVVRLAAERLSAIPATRRSLYITLGNEPDYKPALDRFLKLMKGKAPKSTTCHFVPLENENHDSVLLESIHRGLVAIYAGWQPSGDLLTLGLKGLEDHYRQLSQKYGYTIEVPEAMLNQLGYLYLQQRKDSHAAITVFRRNVELFPNSANVYDSLGEALEQTGQLEEAVRAYREAVSRAEKNLDANLNIYRQNLARAEAASKGKPHTP, encoded by the coding sequence ATGCTGCTGTTCATCGGCTTGGGTGTTTTCAGCACCGGAATCCGAGCCGCCGAGCCCGGGGAGCCTCTGACCATCGGCCGACTGGTCAAGTATTGGTCGAAAGCGCTCGGCGAGGAGCGCACCCTCCTCATCACCACCCCCGCCGGCTACGACCGCTTCGCCCGGCGATACCCCGTGGTGTACGTCCTCGACGGCGAGGGCAATCACATCCTGGCCGCCGCGGTGACCAATTTCCTGGCCCGCAACAACCAGATGCCCCCGGCCATCGTGGTCAGCATCACCAACACGAACCGGACCCGTGATTTCACGCCCACCGCGGCGGCAGACCGTCCCGGTTCCGGCGGCGGCGCCAGATTCATGGAGTTTTTCAAGGCCGAGCTGGTCCCCTGGGTGGAGCAAAATTACCGGACGGAGCCGTACCGGATTCTCGTCGGTCACTCACTGTGCGGCATGTTCGCGATCTGGACGATGCTCACCGAGCCCGATCTGTTCCAGGGCCTGGTCGCCGTCAGCCCCTATGTCATGTGGGACAACGATTACGTAGTGCGCCTGGCGGCGGAGCGGCTATCCGCCATCCCGGCCACGCGCCGCAGTCTCTACATCACCCTCGGGAACGAACCTGACTACAAACCCGCCCTGGACCGGTTCCTGAAGCTGATGAAGGGAAAGGCCCCGAAGAGCACGACCTGCCACTTTGTCCCGCTGGAAAACGAAAACCACGATAGTGTCCTGCTGGAAAGCATCCACCGCGGACTGGTGGCCATCTACGCCGGCTGGCAGCCTTCCGGTGACCTCCTCACCCTGGGGCTCAAGGGGCTGGAGGACCACTACCGCCAGCTCAGCCAGAAATACGGGTATACCATCGAGGTACCCGAGGCCATGCTCAACCAGTTGGGGTACCTGTACCTGCAACAGCGCAAGGACAGCCATGCGGCGATCACCGTGTTCCGGCGGAACGTGGAACTGTTCCCCAACTCGGCCAACGTGTACGATTCGCTGGGTGAGGCTCTGGAGCAAACGGGGCAGTTGGAAGAAGCAGTCCGGGCCTACCGGGAGGCGGTGAGCCGGGCGGAGAAGAACCTGGATGCCAACCTGAACATCTACCGGCAGAACCTGGCCCGGGCTGAGGCGGCTAGCAAGGGAAAACCCCACACACCCTGA
- a CDS encoding radical SAM protein — protein sequence MKTKTAKEKASAARQTLCGADITPLPRDLPYATVSLCPECSRKIDARLFEENGKVYMEKTCPDHGYCRDLIFSDVDIYRQALSWHYDIGEGVSNPAVAKAASCPDDCGMCDLHVSHTVLANVDLTNRCNLTCPICFANANVQDYIYEPSFEEVKGMLQTLRDERPVHGRVVQFAGGEPTLHPDWFRILTLANEMDFAHVQCATNGIKFADLDFAMKSKEAGLHTLYLQFDGLDPKLYKEIRGSEKLLDIKFKAIENVRKAGMKIVYVPTIVGGVNDDQVVPILQFALDNIDVSSGISFQPVALTGRIDDKEREKLRFTLSDLALRINETGYTTKADWFPLSCTSPISQLISAMRGNPTCHITCHPTCGIGTYFFVDQNKKPTPITRFVNVKALLDDMQKQAQGLEASKWLRGAYKFFTGAGALVNMKKHFIADQAPEGLSFTRFLQTLEGMLDKKAGRGELDGTYTYKTLLVAGMHFMDSYNYDIDRVKRCVIHYATPDGRLYPFCTYNSGLVFRDKIEKQFSVPKSEYRKKHGASADCC from the coding sequence ATGAAAACCAAGACCGCCAAAGAAAAGGCCTCTGCCGCCCGCCAGACCCTGTGCGGCGCTGATATCACACCTCTGCCCCGGGACCTGCCGTACGCGACCGTTTCGTTGTGCCCGGAGTGCAGCCGCAAGATCGACGCCCGGCTGTTCGAGGAGAACGGCAAGGTGTACATGGAAAAAACGTGTCCCGACCACGGCTACTGCCGCGACCTGATCTTCTCCGACGTGGATATCTACCGGCAGGCCTTGTCGTGGCACTACGACATCGGTGAGGGCGTCTCCAATCCGGCGGTGGCCAAAGCCGCCTCCTGTCCCGACGATTGCGGCATGTGCGACCTTCATGTCAGCCACACCGTGCTGGCCAATGTGGACCTGACCAACCGCTGCAATCTCACCTGTCCCATCTGCTTCGCCAACGCCAATGTGCAGGACTACATTTACGAGCCCTCGTTCGAAGAGGTCAAGGGCATGTTGCAGACGCTCCGCGATGAACGGCCGGTGCACGGCCGGGTGGTCCAGTTCGCCGGCGGCGAACCGACCCTGCACCCCGATTGGTTCCGGATCCTGACGCTGGCCAACGAGATGGATTTCGCCCACGTCCAATGCGCCACCAACGGCATCAAATTCGCCGACCTGGACTTCGCCATGAAGTCGAAGGAAGCCGGCCTGCACACTCTCTATCTGCAATTCGACGGCCTCGATCCGAAGCTCTACAAGGAGATCCGCGGCTCGGAAAAACTGCTGGACATCAAGTTCAAGGCCATTGAGAACGTCCGCAAAGCCGGGATGAAGATCGTGTACGTGCCCACCATCGTGGGCGGCGTCAATGACGACCAGGTGGTCCCCATCCTCCAGTTCGCCCTCGACAACATCGACGTCAGCTCGGGCATCAGCTTCCAGCCCGTGGCCCTGACCGGCCGCATCGATGACAAGGAGCGGGAGAAGCTGCGCTTCACCCTGTCCGACCTGGCGCTGCGCATCAATGAGACCGGTTACACCACCAAGGCGGACTGGTTCCCGCTGTCGTGCACATCGCCCATCTCGCAGCTCATCTCCGCCATGCGCGGCAATCCCACCTGCCACATCACCTGTCACCCCACCTGCGGCATCGGCACTTACTTCTTCGTGGACCAGAACAAGAAGCCCACGCCCATCACCCGCTTCGTCAACGTCAAGGCGCTGCTGGACGACATGCAGAAGCAGGCCCAGGGCCTCGAGGCCTCCAAGTGGCTCCGCGGCGCCTATAAGTTCTTCACCGGCGCCGGCGCCCTGGTCAACATGAAAAAACACTTCATCGCCGATCAGGCGCCCGAGGGGCTGTCCTTCACCCGCTTCCTGCAGACCCTCGAGGGGATGCTGGACAAGAAGGCCGGCCGCGGCGAGCTGGACGGCACCTACACCTACAAGACGCTGCTCGTGGCCGGGATGCACTTCATGGACAGCTACAATTATGACATCGACCGCGTCAAGCGGTGCGTCATCCACTACGCCACCCCCGACGGCCGGCTTTACCCGTTCTGCACGTACAACTCCGGCCTGGTATTCCGCGACAAGATCGAGAAGCAGTTCTCCGTGCCGAAGAGTGAATATCGGAAGAAGCACGGCGCCAGCGCCGACTGCTGCTGA
- the mutL gene encoding DNA mismatch repair endonuclease MutL yields the protein MGKIRVLSDQLINQIAAGEIVERPASVVKELVENALDAGATRIDIEVARGGRERITIRDDGEGMSHEDALLAFEHHATSKLRVAEDLERIASLGFRGEALPSVAAVSRLALRTAERTAGGAAGGTLVEIHGGVIRDVRPIAWAGGTELVVRDLFFNVPARKKFLRADTTESAHIARTVTHYALAWPAVHFTLLSGTRRVIDVPPVRSLDERIHQLFGDEFLADMIPLNTQEEGVRLSGFISGPHQRRASTEAQYFFVNGRMVRDRLLATALSQVYRGIIPGGTYPAAILFVEIPSAEIDVNVHPAKTEIRFRQSWQVQTFIRRTLETAIRTHRPFASLADWTAPAEQPDTPAGEAVTGDPGSAADAVRQRVREALADFSTQPTSPMERRFAFTSVRTGAPDALTLSIDRHPETAAPPPVSGAAVKDTGRWQVLGQWRESFIVAVSPDELLVVDQHVAHERVLYEAFRRQLGERAVPRQRLLVPETLELSPAHREEMDRVANQFAAAGFEIEPFGSGGTVVIKAVPAMANRVEVELLVRDILDRLGDIGASFSIDEVQRRVAAALACHAAVKIHTPLEPEAMQNLVDRLLSAEEPTTCPHGRPVVLRLHIRDLEKGFKRA from the coding sequence ATGGGAAAAATTCGGGTGCTGTCGGACCAATTGATCAACCAGATCGCTGCAGGCGAAATCGTGGAGCGGCCGGCATCCGTCGTCAAGGAGCTCGTGGAGAACGCGCTCGACGCCGGCGCCACCCGGATCGACATCGAGGTGGCGCGGGGCGGGCGGGAGCGCATCACCATCCGGGACGACGGCGAGGGAATGAGCCACGAGGACGCCCTGCTCGCCTTCGAGCATCACGCCACGAGCAAGCTGCGGGTGGCTGAGGATCTCGAGCGGATCGCCTCGCTGGGCTTCCGCGGCGAAGCGCTGCCGTCGGTCGCCGCGGTGTCCCGCCTCGCGCTGCGCACGGCGGAACGAACCGCCGGCGGCGCCGCGGGCGGCACGCTCGTGGAGATCCACGGCGGCGTGATCCGCGACGTCCGGCCCATCGCCTGGGCCGGCGGGACCGAGCTCGTGGTGCGGGATCTGTTTTTCAACGTCCCGGCCCGCAAGAAATTCCTGCGCGCTGACACCACCGAGTCCGCCCACATCGCCCGCACCGTCACCCATTACGCTCTGGCGTGGCCGGCGGTCCATTTCACCCTGCTCAGCGGCACGCGGCGGGTGATCGACGTCCCGCCGGTCCGGTCGCTGGACGAACGGATTCACCAGCTGTTCGGCGACGAGTTCCTCGCGGACATGATCCCGCTAAACACGCAGGAGGAGGGCGTGCGGTTGTCTGGCTTCATTTCCGGCCCGCACCAGCGCCGGGCATCCACCGAGGCGCAGTATTTCTTCGTCAACGGCCGGATGGTCCGCGACCGCCTGCTGGCCACGGCGTTGTCGCAGGTCTACCGCGGGATCATCCCCGGCGGCACCTACCCGGCGGCGATCCTGTTCGTGGAGATTCCCTCCGCCGAAATCGACGTCAACGTCCATCCGGCCAAAACGGAAATCCGCTTCCGCCAGTCGTGGCAGGTGCAAACGTTCATCCGCCGAACGCTGGAAACGGCCATCCGGACCCACCGGCCCTTCGCCAGCCTGGCGGACTGGACCGCACCGGCGGAGCAGCCAGACACCCCGGCCGGCGAAGCTGTGACCGGAGATCCGGGCTCGGCCGCCGACGCCGTCCGGCAACGGGTCCGTGAAGCGCTGGCGGATTTTTCAACCCAGCCGACGTCGCCGATGGAGCGTCGTTTCGCGTTCACCTCCGTCCGGACCGGCGCGCCGGACGCCCTCACGCTGTCGATTGATCGCCACCCCGAAACCGCGGCGCCGCCGCCGGTGTCCGGCGCCGCGGTGAAGGACACCGGCAGGTGGCAGGTGCTGGGCCAGTGGCGCGAGAGTTTCATCGTGGCGGTCAGCCCCGATGAACTGCTGGTGGTGGACCAGCATGTGGCCCACGAGCGCGTGCTGTACGAGGCGTTCCGCCGCCAGCTCGGTGAGCGGGCGGTGCCCCGGCAGCGCCTGCTGGTGCCGGAGACGCTGGAACTGTCCCCGGCTCATCGCGAGGAGATGGACCGCGTCGCCAACCAGTTCGCGGCGGCGGGATTCGAGATCGAACCGTTCGGCAGCGGCGGCACCGTGGTTATAAAAGCGGTACCGGCCATGGCCAACCGGGTTGAGGTGGAGTTGCTCGTGCGCGACATTCTCGATCGGCTCGGCGATATAGGCGCTTCGTTTTCCATCGACGAGGTCCAGCGGCGGGTGGCCGCGGCACTGGCGTGCCACGCGGCGGTCAAGATCCACACCCCCCTCGAGCCGGAGGCGATGCAGAACCTCGTGGACCGCCTGCTGTCCGCCGAGGAGCCCACCACCTGCCCCCACGGCCGCCCGGTGGTGCTGCGGCTGCACATCCGGGACCTGGAGAAGGGATTCAAGCGGGCCTAG
- a CDS encoding VWA domain-containing protein — protein MLNLPSTLKFAQPEGWLWALAALAVLVVVRLLVFRQRRPGIYFPGVDWLAAHTGHARLLPRLASGLIVLAALALFLALGRPYTETFREETAAEGVDIVLVLDISTSMSAEDFEPDNRLASAKAVIRDFIRRRTHDRLALITFAADAYVVCPLTADHYSLEALLDSVELIPFDADGTAIGMALASAVNRLRDSPARSRLAVLLTDGANNRGEVSPLQAAEFCKRFNVRVYTAGIGTGAETRVMARAPDGSPTWIRTRVDFDPQVLTEIARTTGGQSFLASDTSGLDQVYREIDRMEKTVLETRRIPDRRELMPLCLWFALGCVLAAAAVFSLAPACI, from the coding sequence ATGCTAAACCTGCCGTCGACACTCAAGTTCGCTCAGCCTGAGGGGTGGCTCTGGGCCCTCGCGGCGCTGGCCGTGCTGGTGGTGGTGCGCCTGCTGGTCTTCCGCCAGCGCCGCCCCGGCATCTATTTCCCGGGCGTGGACTGGCTGGCGGCGCACACCGGCCACGCTCGCCTGCTGCCCCGCCTGGCCAGCGGCCTGATCGTGCTGGCCGCGCTGGCGCTGTTCCTGGCCCTGGGCCGGCCCTACACGGAAACGTTCCGCGAGGAGACAGCCGCCGAAGGCGTGGACATCGTTCTCGTCCTGGACATTTCCACCTCCATGTCCGCGGAGGATTTCGAGCCGGACAATCGTCTGGCTTCGGCCAAGGCAGTCATCCGGGATTTCATCCGCCGCCGGACCCACGACCGGCTGGCCCTGATCACGTTCGCCGCAGACGCCTACGTGGTCTGTCCCCTGACCGCCGACCATTACTCTCTGGAGGCCCTGCTGGATTCGGTGGAACTGATCCCCTTCGACGCCGACGGCACCGCCATCGGCATGGCGCTGGCCTCGGCAGTCAACCGGCTGCGGGATTCCCCGGCGCGGAGCCGCCTGGCTGTCCTTCTCACCGACGGCGCCAACAACCGCGGCGAAGTGTCGCCGCTCCAGGCAGCGGAGTTCTGCAAGCGGTTCAATGTCCGCGTGTACACGGCCGGAATCGGCACGGGCGCCGAGACCCGCGTGATGGCACGTGCCCCCGACGGCTCGCCCACCTGGATCCGGACGCGGGTGGATTTCGACCCCCAGGTGCTGACCGAGATCGCTCGCACCACCGGCGGCCAGTCCTTCCTTGCCTCCGACACGTCCGGCCTGGACCAAGTCTACCGCGAGATCGACCGGATGGAGAAGACCGTGCTCGAAACACGGCGCATTCCGGATCGCCGCGAGTTGATGCCGCTCTGTCTGTGGTTCGCCCTGGGCTGCGTGCTGGCGGCCGCGGCCGTGTTCAGTCTGGCGCCCGCCTGCATCTGA
- the tatC gene encoding twin-arginine translocase subunit TatC, which produces MRESPPAEGAARGPATGESLKPMTLLEHLDELRRRLMRCLMAVAVGFAVSYAYHEEIFQWLALPLTRYLPEGGRLVYLKLQEPFMLFLKVALFAGIFLAAPFLLWQLWLFISPGLYRHEKRYALPFIVFASALFLAGCGFAYFIALPSAFQFFIVMGKGYTPNIDIDFFFDLVLFIILGMGAVFQLPVVIAFLAMMGMVTPRFLIQKFRHAVVIIFIVAAVISPTTDALNLVIFAGPMLVLYVLSIGVSWIFMRRRAKTGAVDGAPAA; this is translated from the coding sequence ATGCGTGAATCACCGCCCGCAGAAGGCGCCGCCCGCGGCCCGGCAACCGGCGAATCCCTGAAACCCATGACCCTGTTGGAACACCTCGACGAACTCCGGCGCCGCCTGATGCGCTGCCTGATGGCGGTCGCCGTCGGCTTTGCGGTGTCCTACGCCTACCACGAGGAGATTTTTCAGTGGCTGGCCCTGCCACTGACCCGATACCTGCCCGAGGGCGGGCGCCTGGTCTACCTGAAGCTCCAGGAACCGTTCATGCTGTTCCTCAAGGTGGCGCTGTTTGCGGGCATCTTCCTCGCCGCGCCTTTCCTCCTGTGGCAGCTCTGGCTGTTCATCTCGCCGGGCCTTTACCGACATGAAAAACGCTACGCCCTGCCGTTCATCGTGTTCGCATCGGCCCTCTTCCTCGCCGGCTGCGGTTTCGCCTACTTCATCGCCCTGCCGTCGGCCTTCCAGTTCTTCATCGTCATGGGCAAGGGCTACACGCCGAACATCGACATCGACTTCTTCTTCGACCTGGTATTGTTCATCATCCTGGGGATGGGCGCGGTCTTCCAGCTCCCCGTCGTGATCGCTTTCCTGGCCATGATGGGCATGGTCACGCCACGGTTTCTCATCCAGAAATTCCGCCACGCGGTGGTGATCATCTTCATCGTGGCGGCGGTCATTTCGCCCACCACCGACGCCCTCAACCTGGTGATCTTTGCCGGACCGATGCTGGTGCTCTACGTCCTGAGCATCGGCGTGAGCTGGATCTTCATGCGCCGCCGCGCCAAGACCGGCGCCGTCGACGGCGCGCCCGCGGCATGA
- a CDS encoding HAD family phosphatase, protein MARRRPRHPANPRSPADGRPTVAGPAPPIRLLATDLDGTLLDRRYAISPANYQAVRDLRTAGIQLVPATGRQYRVSAGYAFALGLDGLMIFQNGAVTKELVSRLPLHFQTLPPALVPVVAAAGRAAGCSPVLFGDPHGTGRLYLEERAVGQERMLRFLELSRTAVTVVRDLERLAGLDVLQAMFSGSVADMRRLAACFRTRFGDDIRVLLTEYPDRDLTLLDVMHPDVNKGAALRRVARTLGIPMDQVAAAGDNFNDRDMLAAAALPMVMGNADPDLRTAFPTAVLPDCEADGLAWGIWRYVLDRPDRIAEWFPERPEPVT, encoded by the coding sequence ATGGCCCGCCGGCGCCCCCGTCACCCCGCCAATCCCCGCTCGCCGGCCGACGGCCGGCCGACGGTTGCCGGGCCGGCACCGCCGATCCGCCTGCTCGCCACCGACCTGGACGGCACGCTCCTAGACCGCCGGTACGCCATCTCCCCAGCCAATTATCAGGCGGTCCGCGACCTGCGTACAGCCGGAATCCAACTGGTGCCAGCCACGGGCCGCCAGTACCGCGTGAGCGCCGGCTACGCCTTCGCGCTGGGGTTGGACGGCCTGATGATCTTCCAGAACGGCGCGGTGACCAAGGAACTGGTCAGCCGCCTGCCTCTGCACTTCCAGACGCTGCCGCCGGCGTTGGTCCCCGTCGTCGCCGCGGCGGGCCGCGCCGCCGGCTGTTCGCCGGTGCTGTTCGGCGATCCGCACGGCACGGGCCGGCTGTACCTGGAGGAGCGCGCCGTGGGCCAGGAGCGCATGCTCCGGTTCCTGGAGCTGAGCCGGACCGCCGTGACCGTGGTGCGCGATCTCGAGCGGCTCGCCGGCCTGGATGTCCTTCAGGCGATGTTCAGCGGTTCGGTGGCGGACATGCGGCGCCTGGCCGCCTGCTTTCGGACCCGCTTCGGCGACGACATCCGGGTGCTGCTCACCGAATACCCCGATCGTGACCTGACGCTGCTGGATGTGATGCATCCCGACGTGAACAAGGGGGCTGCCCTGCGGCGGGTGGCCCGCACGCTGGGCATCCCCATGGATCAGGTGGCCGCGGCCGGAGACAATTTCAACGACCGCGACATGCTGGCGGCCGCCGCTCTGCCCATGGTCATGGGCAACGCCGATCCCGACCTTCGCACCGCCTTCCCGACGGCGGTGCTGCCGGACTGCGAAGCCGACGGGCTGGCCTGGGGCATCTGGCGGTACGTGCTGGACCGGCCCGACCGGATCGCCGAGTGGTTCCCCGAACGTCCCGAACCGGTCACGTGA